A stretch of Chaetodon auriga isolate fChaAug3 chromosome 21, fChaAug3.hap1, whole genome shotgun sequence DNA encodes these proteins:
- the ipo4 gene encoding importin-4, whose protein sequence is MTEELEQILSQLTQPDNAVIQQATAQLKQAFKDPAIIPALCAVMSGSQNPQIRQSAAVMLRLRVKKHWKKISPNDRESLKAVVLQAFMQESEHTVQHSLSQLCAVMVKHETPDRWPALLQLLSQSTKSSSPHDRQVGLLLLNKVMESNPEPFKPHYGQLLQLFSTVLQDHNNPTALYYCILTLTAITPYTGSEEMNQMRSIIPGLIVALKHLIKADQDQASEAMEVFNELMESEVSIIVPHVADIVRFFLEVGSDTSLSDSLRVKALSCIAFLIKLKSKTVLKQKLLNPILQAIFPVLVAAPPPGEQDPEDEEDDSGDGTENDNPKHCAAQIIDTMALHMPPEKLFQQLMPLTQACLASENPYQRKGGLMCLAVLAEGCADHIRTKMLSSVLQTVCQSLSDSNQVVRSASLFALGQFSEHLQPEVSKYCAELMPLLLGYLSSLNQAKVGHVTKAFYALENFMENLGADIEPYLPTLMETMLSALNNTENLKIKELAVSAIGAIANAAKELLVPYFPPVIESLKGFLTTTTEEMRSLQTQSLDTLSVLARTIGKDVFTPLAAECVQLGLNLTDTIDDPDLRRCTYSLYSAVSTVSPDCLSPHLTAITTVMLLALKSNEGITAHLEEDKTFVLLDDDDDDDNNEEEKDVDDFLEDETETDIHDVAGFSVENAYIDEKEDACDALGEIAFSTGAAFQPFLESSFQQVYEMRDFPHEDVRRAAFGAMGQFCRAQHQVWKENPTEANHQALLKLLDVVIPCFVETVRTEHERQVVMGILETMNNVIKSCKEEVFRSPSRLKEISYVIRDVLKKKTVCQDSGGDEADDEDQQAEYDAMLQEFAGEGIPLLASSVPADLFTPFLNDLLPLIMSKAKSSCTVADRSFAVGTIGEILQALVSVSGGRGAAGRLSNRLLPVLVAGVRDSDPEVRNNSVFGLGCLAQAAGPIVVSDYPMMLSVFSNLLTKETDLRVIDNLCAALCRMIMSNVEAVPLEQVVPALVARLPLKEDMEENKTVFSCLAMLYTNSPDLVVKLMKPIVAASSHVLGNKNVDTDTQNTSAMLMKEFAQHHSADFQAAVTSLPGEQQAKLSVAIAVS, encoded by the exons ATGACAGAGGAACTTGAGCAAATTCTTTCACAGCTGACACAGCCTGACAATGCAGTTATCCAGCAG GCCACAGCCCAGCTGAAACAGGCTTTCAAAGACCCAGCGATTATACCAGCCCTGTGTGCTGTCATGAGTGGCTCCCAAAACCCTCAG ATTcgtcagtcagctgcagtgatgCTGAGGTTGAGAGTGAAGAAACACTGGAAGAAGATTAGCCCTAATGACAGAGAGAG TCTCAAGGCAGTGGTGCTGCAGGCCTTCATGCAGGAATCAGA GCACACAGTGCAGCACTCGCTCTCCCAGCTGTGCGCAGTGATGGTTAAACATGAGACACCTGATCGCTGGCCTgccctgctgcagcttctcagtcAGTCCACCAAGAGCAGCAGCCCTCATGACAGACAG GTTGgcctcctgctgctgaacaAGGTGATGGAGTCTAACCCTGAGCCTTTCAAGCCTCACTACGGCCAGCTACTGCAGCTGTTTAGTACTGTGCTGCAGGACCACAACAACCCAACAGCCCTGTACTACTGCATCCTCACTCTCACAGCCATTACTCCATACACTGGCTCAGAAGAGATG AACCAGATGCGTTCTATCATCCCAGGTTTGATTGTTGCTCTGAAACACCTCATCAAGGCAGATCAG GACCAAGCCAGCGAGGCAATGGAGGTGTTTAATGAGCTCATGGAGAGTGAGGTGTCCATCATCGTCCCTCACGTTGCTGACATTGTCCGCTTCTTCTTGGAG GTGGGCAGTGACACCTCGCTGAGCGACTCTCTGCGGGTGAAAGCACTCTCCTGTATTGCCTTCCTCATCAAGCTGAAGAGCAAG ACGGTGCTGAAGCAGAAGCTGCTGAACCCCATCCTGCAGGCCATTTTCCCCGTGCTGGTTGCAGCTCCTCCACCCGGTGAGCAGGAcccagaggatgaggaggatgacagcGGAGATGGGACTGAAAATGACAACCCCAAACACTGTGCTGCTCAG aTCATTGACACTATGGCACTCCATATGCCTCCAGAGAAACTGTTTCAACAACTG ATGCCCCTCACTCAGGCATGCCTAGCCAGTGAAAACCCCTATCAGAGGAAGGGGGGCCTCATGTGTCTTGCTGTGCTGGCTGAAGGATGTGCTGACCACATACGCACCAA GATGCTGtcatctgtgctgcagacagTGTGCCAGAGTCTTTCTGACAGTAATCAGGTGGTGCGCAGTGCCAGCCTTTTTGCCCTGGGACAGTTTTCTGAACATTTACAA CCTGAAGTGAGCAAGTACTGTGCAGAATTGATGCCCTTGCTGCTGGGCTACCTTTCATCCTTGAATCAGGCCAAGGTGGGCCATGTTACTAAGGCCTTTTATGCCCTAGAGAACTTCATGGAGAACCTAG GAGCAGATATTGAGCCCTACCTACCCACCCTGATGGAGACCATGCTGTCGGCCctcaacaacactgaaaacctCAAGATAAAAGAGCTTGCGGTGTCTGCCATAGGTGCCATAG CTAATGCTGCCAAGGAGCTGCTGGTGCCCTACTTCCCTCCGGTTATTGAAAGCCTGAAGGGCTTCCTGACTACCACCACAGAAGAAATGAGGTCTCTGCAAACCCAGTCCTTGG aTACTCTCTCTGTGCTGGCCCGTACCATCGGCAAAGATGTCTTCACCCCTCTCGCTGCAGAGTGTGTTCAGCTGGGCCTCAACCTCACTGACACCATTGATGACCCTGACTTGAGACGCTGCAC GTACAGTCTATACTCTGCTGTATCCACCGTGAGCCCAGACTGCCTGAGTCCTCACCTCACTGCCATTACGACAGTCATGCTGCTTGCTCTCAAGTCCAATGAAGGCATCACG gCACACCTTGAGGAGGACAAAACCTTTGTCCtgctggatgatgatgatgacgatgacaacaacgaagaagaaaaagatgtgGATGACTTTCTGGAAGATGAGACTGAGACAGATATCCACGATGTTGCAGG GTTCAGTGTGGAAAACGCCTACATCGATGAGAAGGAGGACGCCTGTGATGCACTGGGAGAGATTGCCTTCAGCACTGG TGCTGCCTTCCAGCCCTTCCTGGAGTCCAGCTTCCAGCAGGTTTACGAGATGAGAGAT tTTCCTCATGAGGACGTCCGCAGGGCAGCATTTGGAGCCATGGGCCAGTTTTGTCGAGCTCAGCACCAAGTGTGGAAGGAGAATCCCACTGAGGCCAACCACCAGG CCCTGCTGAAGTTGCTGGATGTGGTGATTCCTTGCTTTGTGGAAACAGTGCGAACAGAGCATGAGCGCCAGGTTGTGATGGGCATCCTGGAAACCATGAACAATGTCATCAAGTCCTGCAAGGAGGAGGTTTTCAGAAGCCCTTCTCGCCTTAAAGAGATCAGCTATGTCATCCGTGATGTGCTGAAGAAAAAG actGTCTGTCAGGACAGTGGCggtgatgaagctgatgatgaagatcaACAG GCGGAGTATGACGCCATGCTCCAGGAGTTTGCCGGGGAGGGAATTCCCCTGCTGGCCTCTTCTGTGCCTGCAGACCTCTTCACCCCTTTCCTCAACGACCTGCTGCCTCTCATCATGAGCAAAGCT AAATCCTCATGCACGGTGGCAGACCGGTCCTTCGCTGTGGGTACGATTGGAGAAATCTTGCAGGCCCTCGTGAGCGTGTCCGGGGGCCGGGGAGCGGCCGGTCGACTGTCCAATCGTTTGCTTCCTGTGCTGGTAGCTGGAGTGAGGGACAGCGATCCTGAGGTTCGCAACAACAGCGTGTTCGGACTGGGCTGTCTGGCCCAGGCAGCTGGACCCATCGTCGTGTC AGACTATCCCAtgatgctgtctgtgttttccaaCCTGCTGACCAAAGAGACGGACCTCAGGGTGATCGACAACCTGTGTGCTGCCCTCTGCAGGATGATCATGAGCAACGTGGAGGCTGTGCCTCTGGAGCAG GTGGTGCCTGCTCTGGTGGCTCGTCTTCCCCTCAAAGAGGACATGGAGGAGAACAAGACGGTGTTCAGCTGCCTGGCTATGCTGTACACAAACAGTCCTGATCTG GTCGTGAAGCTAATGAAGCCCATAGTCGCTGCTTCCAGTCATGTCCTTGGCAACAAGAACGTTGATACAG ACACCCAGAACACTTCGGCCATGCTGATGAAAGAGTTTGCCCAGCACCACTCTGCAGACTTCCAAGCAGCTGTGACCTCACTTCCTGGAGAGCAGCAGGCCAAACTGAGCGTGGCCATCGCCGTCTCGTAG
- the rec8b gene encoding REC8 meiotic recombination protein b, whose protein sequence is MFYYPNVLRRHTGCFSTVWLAATRGIRVTRRELLKVNVKLTCVDIMDYVTAQVPPPQPNLPKPLFSLYLSSQLQYGVVVVYHRQCGFLLEEVQQTIDRLLRCKRCIHIDMAECDRLALDVPDNLCMMAETEGAQDPFFGLMESCQLPSPYSTQQPVLVIEEAGSQHSLVPSPHTTLDEEGFRSPPAAITLTEKEQLLIPTAEYFEGDDLPEATTRELDLLMDQPDQFRGEVEERQAEDRSGELEGAMSSIDQLKETVLGAERDSMWLLDEESGQPVEVPLAAVAQEMTPLQVAMPTPPSRASGKEGDGATESPYDEVVVAPLRKPGGGRRRQLVFADPEVQISDREMKEQIGNPLTETLNLAEVLLDLLAKRAAPAQLFSAPCGSLLHADLQSLWKQCASLTALPGHGEKQRGEEEEEEEEARGESEQDREILRTERKRRHSSMREISSESGLQPTEGSSALDVFLDMSKEDKSVSDVITPISRWSPQEEAQLTMEPIAEENIEMPEAQTDAESRDMLSWVSSSLHRFGEVTFGSLVPPEADRTTAARTLYTLLELLSAGQVTVQQTASYSDFTIQPAALRMTA, encoded by the exons ATGTTTTACTATCCAAACGTCCTCCGCCGCCATACTGgatgtttttccacagtttg GTTGGCAGCTACCAGAGGTATCAGGGTCACTCGCAGAGAGCTTCTCAAAGTCAACGTCAAGCTAACATG TGTGGACATTATGGACTATGTGACAGCTCAGGTTCCTCCACCTCAACCCAACCTACCAAagcccctcttctctctctacTTGTCGTCCCAGCTGCAGTATGGAGTGGTTGTAGTCTACCACAGGCAGTGTGGCTTCCTGCTCG AGGAGGTTCAACAGACCATTGACCGCTTGCTGCGCTGTAAAAGATGCATACATATTGACATGGCTGAGTGTGAcag GTTGGCCTtggatgtgcctgacaacctgtGCATGATGGCAGAGACTGAGGGAGCTCAGGACCCTTTCTTTGGTCTCATGGAATCATGCCAACTGCCCAGCCCCTATAGCACACAGCAG CCTGTGCTGGTGATCGAAGAGGCAGGTTCACAGCACTCCCTGGTGCCCAGTCCCCACACCACACTTGACGAAGAGG GTTTCAGGTCACCTCCAGCTGCCATCACCCTGACAGAGAAGGAGCAGTTGCTCATCCCCACTGCTGAG TATTTTGAAGGAGATGACCTCCCTGAAGCCACAACCAGGGAGTTAGACTTACTGATGGACCAGCCAGACCAGTTCCGGGGTG AAGTGGAGGAGCGGCAGGCAGAGGACAGGAGCGGGGAACTGGAAGGAGCCATGTCTTCCATTGACCA ACTGAAGGAGACAGTGCTGGGAGCAGAGCGGGACAGCATGTGGCTGCTAGACGAGGAGTCGGGTCAGCCTGTGGAGGTTCCTCTGGCAGCTGTTGCCCAAGAGATGACCCCACTGCAGGTTGCCATGCCAACTCCACCCTCCAGGGCATCTGGGAAAGAGGGCGACGGAGCAACAGAGAGTCCCTATGATGAG GTGGTTGTTGCTCCTCTCAGAAAGCCCGGTGGAGGTCGCAGGCGTCAGCTGGTGTTTGCAGACCCTGAGGTCCAAATATCTGACAGAGAAATGAAGGAGCAGATCGGAAACCCGCTGACTGAGACGCTGAACCTg GCCGAGGTGTTGCTGGACCTCTTGGCTAAGCGTGCCGCCCCTGCTCAGCTCTTCAGCGCCCCCTGTGGAT CCCTCCTCCATGCCGACCTCCAGTCACTATGGAAACAGTGTGCCTCTCTCACTGCCCTGCCTGGACAtggggagaaacagagaggggaggaggaagaggaagaggaggaggcgagaGGGGAGTCAGAGCAGGATAGAGAAAtactgaggacagagaggaagaggagacactCAAGCATGAGGGAG aTATCCAGTGAGTCAGGACTGCAGCCCACAGAGGGCTCGT ctgcaTTAGATGTGTTCCTGGAcatgtccaaagaagacaagtctGTAAGCGATGTGATCACCCCCATCAGCAGATG gtctcCACAAGAGGAGGCCCAGCTAACAATGGAGCCTATAGCAGAGGAGAACATCGAGATGCCCGAGGCTCAGACCGACGCAGAGAGCAGGGACATGCTGAG CTGGGTCTCCTCCAGCCTGCACAGGTTTGGAGAAGTCACCTTTGGCTCTCTGGTGCCCCCAGAGGCAGACCGCACCACTGCAGCTCGCACACTCTACACACTGCTGG agctgctgtctgctgggcaggtgacGGTACAACAGACTGCGTCCTACAGTGACTTCACCATACAGCCTGCAGCCCTCAGGATGACtgcctga
- the LOC143314533 gene encoding uncharacterized protein LOC143314533: MVRVELEWEIPMSVTLPIEVQPDPVHQPFPFLDTTLADLGIQESEVKERVVWVDTKKTQVKNKAGKLKEKEITILEVRVKAQKPGDKQLQEVLYSTEAHTDRSFCRTGMDILPWKHRSTGENGLTPVQMTMALEDQQPGFTEAHGQREI; this comes from the exons ATGGTCCGCGTCGAGCTGGAGTGGGAGATCCCCATGTCAGTGACGCTGCCCATCGAGGTGCAGCCTGACCCGGTGCACCAACCGTTCCCCTTCCTGGACACCACGCTGGCCGACCTGGGCATCCAAGA GTCAGAGGTGAAGGAGAGGGTGGTGTGGGTCGACACCAAGAAGACGCAGGTCAAGAACAAAGCAGGGaagctgaaggagaaagagatCACCATCCTAGAG GTGAGAGTGAAAGCCCAGAAGCCTGGAGACAAACAGCTCCAGGAGGTGCTGTACAGCACTGAGGCCCACACTGACCGCTCCTTCTGCCGCACCGGCATGGACATCCTGCCCTGGAAACACAGATCTACAG gggAGAACGGGCTGACACCGGTGCAGATGACGATGGCGTTGGAAGACCAGCAGCCCGGCTTTACCGAAGCCCATGGACAACGCGAGATCTGA